The window TGTCATTGGTTGCAACCGGCCAGCCCGGCCGGGCTGGCTGTGATTGCCAATACTTGGACATGACCCACGCCCCTCCGGCATGGCCACCGGGACACGGGGCGCGGACATTACCCTTTTTCGCGCGCGGAGAAAATGGCTTCTTTGAAGCGCGTGACCGGCGCGTCCGGCGCATAGCGCGCGCGATACCCGTCCAGCGCAGCCGCCGCCACATCCGGCCAGTCCGCAGCGCCGGAAAGGGCGGGCGTATCAACCGCCTGCAGCATGGTCTGGGCGATATGTTCTGCGGCCAGCTCGGCGCCGAGAACCGATTGACGCAAAGCCTGCGCAGCCTCTGCCGGGACCGGCGGACGCGGCGCCTTGAGCCCATCACGTACGCGGCGCAAGGGCCCGACCGCCAGCGCGTGCCAGTCACCGGCAATACGCACGGCCTTCTCAAGTGCGGGCAGCGGATCACGCCCCTGCCCGGTGCTCCAGACAATCCAGAAAGCGATATTCACGTCCAGCCCGGCATCCTGCAGCGCCAACGCGGAGCGCTTCACAGGCTCGTGCGCGTAGAGCGCTACGGAGAAATCCCACAGGCTTTGCCCATGCGTGCCGTGCATCAGTTCTTGCCCTTGCGGGCTGCGCCGGGCCGCTTGCCCTCCTTGAGGTCCTCGCCCCAGCGCCGGGTCGGTGTCCAGTCGAGCCCGAACAGGTCCAGCGCCCGGCCCACTGACTGGTCCACCATGTCGTCCAGCGTCTCAGGTTTTGCGTAGAAGGCCGGCAAGGGTGGCATGATGATCGCGCCCATTTCGGTCAGCTGCGTCATGGTGCGCAGATGGCCCAGATGAAAAGGCGTCTCACGCACCATCAGCACCAGGCGGCGGCGCTCTTTCAGGACCACATCAGCGGCACGCGTCAGCAGGCTGGACGTCACGCCGGTGGCGATCTCGCTCATCGTCCTGACAGAACAGGGCGCGATCAGCATGCCAAGCGTCTGGAACGAGCCTGAAGCGATCGGTGCGCCAATATCGGGAAACGCGTAGGTGTGGTCTGCCCGCGCTTTGATGTCGGCAGCCTTCAGGCCCATCTCATAGCCCAGCGTCATCTCGGCGGCCTTGCTGGCCACGACGTGGGATTCCACGCCCAGATCACGCAGCGCTTCGAGCGCGCGCATGCCGTAGATAACACCCGACGCACCCGACAGTCCGACAATCATCCGCTGCGGCAAGGACTTGGGTTCAGACATGGGAAACCCTTCCGCAACACGGACAGTTTTCACCATTGCTAGAGGGGGGTGTTTGATGTTTCACTTGTCATCCTTGATCCAGCGAAGGAGGCTAAACATGCCAGCTGAAGCGCGTATCCGTGAGCTTGACCAACGTCACACGCAACTGGAAAATCGCATTGAGCAGGAGCTCAAACATGCTTCCGCAGATACGCTGCAACTCGCAGACCTCAAGAAACAGAAATTGCGCCTGAAAGAGGAAATTGAAAGCCTCCGGCGCCGACATTGACGCATTTTGCGGCAATTCACCACATGACCGAAGGGCGGACCATGCATGGTCCGCCCTTTTTCGTGATGCTGGCAGAAGCGTATCGGCTGACGGCACATCCCTGCCCGCGCGCATGGACCCGGCCAGCCTGCCATGCGTATCATGCAAGGCACAGACACAGAATTTGCCCGGATGCACCGCCATGCTGAACCTATGCCGCGCATTTTGCCTGACCGCCCTTATGGCTCTGGCCGGCCACGCCCATGGCCAGCCCGCGCCTGCCGGCCAGCAAGGCTCCAACCCCTGCCCTGACGCCAACGAGGCGATGGCCTCCGGCGATGCTGAAGCCGCTGTCGCGGCGCTGCGCGCATGCCTGTCAGCCCGGCTTCATCCCTGGC is drawn from Glycocaulis alkaliphilus and contains these coding sequences:
- a CDS encoding TIGR02444 family protein gives rise to the protein MHGTHGQSLWDFSVALYAHEPVKRSALALQDAGLDVNIAFWIVWSTGQGRDPLPALEKAVRIAGDWHALAVGPLRRVRDGLKAPRPPVPAEAAQALRQSVLGAELAAEHIAQTMLQAVDTPALSGAADWPDVAAAALDGYRARYAPDAPVTRFKEAIFSAREKG
- a CDS encoding UbiX family flavin prenyltransferase is translated as MSEPKSLPQRMIVGLSGASGVIYGMRALEALRDLGVESHVVASKAAEMTLGYEMGLKAADIKARADHTYAFPDIGAPIASGSFQTLGMLIAPCSVRTMSEIATGVTSSLLTRAADVVLKERRRLVLMVRETPFHLGHLRTMTQLTEMGAIIMPPLPAFYAKPETLDDMVDQSVGRALDLFGLDWTPTRRWGEDLKEGKRPGAARKGKN
- a CDS encoding YdcH family protein; this translates as MPAEARIRELDQRHTQLENRIEQELKHASADTLQLADLKKQKLRLKEEIESLRRRH